The DNA region TTTCCCTCTCAGCTCACAAAAAACACCCTAAATATGTCAGATTAACAAATGGGTGGAGGAGAAGCTCAGGTAGGTGTGTGTTAAGGCTGGGAGGCGTCTAAATTGACTTCATTGTGAACAAACACACCACGTCCTGTAAAGGAAAGTGTCCTCTCTGTAGTTCGTAGTGGTGAAGCTCTCGTCAGAGGGAGCTCAGTTGTTCCGTTTGGCTTGTTCTGGCTTCTTTGCATGAAGtggcttcctttttttttttttttcatcaactTTGTTGGTCCAAATCTCCCAAaatttttctcttttactcCCCAAATCTTAATCTGACTGATGACATCAACCAATGTTAAAGTCAGCTGCATGCACCAGCAGGTCTGTGTGGACGCAGGTTTAGCATCGTGCCTGATCAGGATCAAAGTAACATTACAGAACAGATGctgaggttttattttgaaggggatttGAAGTTTATTTTTGGAGTCTCGGTGTTGTGCATCAGCAGAGAAACTTTGAAAACTGTAGCTCCTGTACATGTTTTTAAAGACGAGTCAACATCATCTGTAGAATCTGAAGACACACGGCAAATGTTAAACTTATGGTACCAGAATCTATGACTTCCCTCTGCAGTCAGAGGGTGTTCTGCAGTACCTCGTCTGCCTGTGAGGCGTTCAGGAGCATCACTGTGGATACTACAGCACCCAGCAGGTGTTAAGAAATTTGCACAAATGAGCAGAACATACCACCAACAGTCATGTTGGCGGTGCGTTCAGGTGCGTCCCCGTTGGATTCTCTGTGTACCAAGAGGCCACGCAGAGGTGCAGAACAGCTGCTAGCTCACCGTTAGCATCCTGAGTAACCAAAACAACCTGCAGCTTGGCAGTATGTCAGCCTTAtttgtagaaaaataaaaatccaaatgaGCGTCTCCTGACTCCTGCTGGGCTCTGTACGATAGCACGCAGTGATGAGTTCAAGTTTCACATGTCATAGATCAAACAGACGACAAATAGCGCCACTTTTTTTAACCCTCCGCTGTGTATTTCTCTGGCTGCTGGCGAGCAGCCGCTCAGATTCTGCATGGCTTTTCCTCTCAGGATCTTTTGGCCTGTGGCGTGCCCGcttccacccccccccccccccccccgactcgGAAAGCAAAGGATGTGAATTTGACGAGAGAGAGAACAAACCCCAGAGATGCTGTGTGACTCCCAGACTGCTTACACAGGCTGCAATTAACGATTTGTCAAACCGGCCTGACTGCCTGAACGCCGCGGCAGACCTGTCGAGACTTGTCTAagccttctctctctgtctcttcctcccttccccGTTTCCTTTTTGTTCCCTTTCAGATGCTCCCAGACTTGAAAGCAGACAACCAGAGACTAAAGGACGAGAACGGAGCGCTCATTCGAGTCATTAGCAAGCTTTCCAAGTAGAACAGACCCCCGCCCCCCGCCTGCCCGCCCCGTCTTCTGCACCCCCTAGTCCCCCATGGCAGTGACTAATGGAATTGCACATTTAGATATTAATTGCAACAGACATCAGAGACAAgactccttctttctttttctcctcccagctccttttttttttatctccctTTCGCTCCTCCACCGCCACCGCAaacagcatccatccatccacccccccacccacccacccacccccccgGCCGCTGTCCCAGTAGAACCACCGAGTTTACAGAGCAACAGGAAAAAGGGTTGATCAGCATGTCGAAGGGCGGGGAAGCCTGAAAACTATTTAACCAGTAAGCCTTAGATGTACATacagagaacagaaacacactcgCATCGATCTCTTCTCTCTCGGCTGTCACTGAAGAACAGATATTATCCAACACCTGATTTTATTTGTGCcaccatgtttttgtttcctctccctGCGTTAGCGTTGTGTGCTGTGCAGTTTCTTCTCCCCCCCCTCCCCGTCGCCCCTCAAAGTGCCACCTCTGaagcccccccacacacacacacagatcatcaatgcacacacacctttttttttttttttttttgtacctctgtgtgtcttcctcCAAGAGGGAAAAATGTTGAATTCTCGCTTTAGCGAAACGAGGCGGACCTGGTGGAATTTAAGCTTTCACTGTATGTGCaatatgcatttcttttttttttttttttaatgctttaatgaTGAGTCCATCACAAGTAGGATTTTTTTCACTCTTCCACCGCTTCCATCgctcaccttcctcctctcttttttttttttttttaagtttgtagTGTAGTTGGTTTATACTCTGtatttctcactttgttttagCAGGTACTGAGTGATGCTGTATATACCTGTATGTATTTGTTTGAGACCAGCACATGGCATGCGTTTATGGTTCCCGTCTGTTACTATTAAAGGTATACAAATTCCAGAGGACAAAAAggtgtgttttaattattttcttttatagCCTAAAGACATTGGATACAGTACAGTAGAGCCTCTCTCTAACACGGGACGGCTGGCAGTGTtcagtgctttttcttttctttttttttttcctccagtttaAAGTAAGTGTTCACATAATTGTGAGATAAAACGAAATAATCGCTTCACtacatttcactttcattgtATTCAGTATCTTGGAAGAGTGCTGTTaattttgtttccagttttttaAAGCTGTAGTATTATAGCCGAGGTGTTgtcactaaaaaacaaaaaaaaataaaataaaaaaaataaaaataaaagagtaTCTTAGGTATCGCTAACCCAGTCCTTTTTACAATGTCTACATGCACTGTCAATGCCATGTGAGGAGTCTTGATGTCAGGTTAAAGCAAATCGCCACCATCAAATATTTCATgcatctgaaaacattttatgcATTTCAGTGGCCTTTTAAGGATATTTTagtaaaagaagtaaaaaaacgTCACTGCAGATGGACTGATGACCATCTACTCTGGTTtagactttgttttttgtttttttcttttttttgtttttttttttcgtcatCTTGTAAAATAGGTGTGTGGCTTAATACATGCAAGCTGTGCTGTGACTACCAACCACTGAAGagttcattaaaaataaacttgtaCATTGTAAAGTTCCCACgtctgattattttcatcattttttttaattgatttcgTGTTTTAAAGGTGGATCTACCTGCGCTGCTCTCATTCCTGCACCTTCATGATGAGTTAGTCTCATCTTATTGTTTAGGATTGATCTCTGGCTGCTCTGAGGCGCGTTTCGCTTCTTTCTTGGATGAAATCGTTCACGCATTCGTAGCTGAAGGTGTTTTATaatcacatttctgtttaaatTTGATTTTGCGACATATTTCAGAATATTTGTCTTCTGGTTTTTTGTCACTAACTCAGTGTTATTGCTGCCTTTCTTGGCCAAAACACTCGAAAAATGAGGTTTCAAATCTCAGTGAAGCTTTCTTTGTtcaataaatgttaaataaaaattaaaaaatacaccTCGGAGGCTTCTAACTCCATCCCAATACGATGAGGGTGAATACAATATTGTTTGCTCTTAAAGTAGCTTTGAATAATTGACCTAAAAACAGCGCTCTGTTGCTCTGGATGGTAAAACCTCACTGAATTGTTTCAGAGGAGCTACTTGCACAACCAGACAAGATGAGGGATGAAAGACTTTCTTTTTATAATGTTGGTGAACTCGCTCTTTTCAGGTTGTTAGAAGCTCGTGAGCAGTCGTGTATGTCTATGAAAATGCCATTCAAAGACATTTATCTGGTGCTTCCACTGTTGCTGCGCTCCATCATGCCAGTAGGTGGTGCACAGCTGTGCAGGCTCAGGTGCATTTAGCATCATTTCCCTCCAGTGGAGCGAGAGTGCAGTCCTGATCGGGGCAGTTCAGCCTGTTTGTGGATCTGATCCTCACATTTAAATGCAAGCGTGGTGCTCAGCTCACGTCCACGTAAAGTAGACATGCAGGGGTCACGAGTGGTGTTCCTCAGCCTCACGCCGCAGCGTTGAAAGACCTCCAGAGCTTGAATCAGCAGACCTTCTCAACCGCTCTGCCTCTCCAGCAACAGGAGGAAGCGTCTCTTGACAGCAAGTTTGCGTCAACAGATCATGCCGACGGTCCTCCCGGAGCCTGAAATCCCTGCCGAGGCGTTCTtcctgctgaagctgcaccGCTTCACTGCTCTGTATTATAATCCCAGATGGCAGCAGATTTGGAATTAAGTGCAGCCCAAAGTGTGCACAAAGCAGACGTAAAGCAGCAGAATGAGACAGATTCCTCGTCATTGTGGAACCAAGTTTGCAGAGAGCTCTAGTTTTCCATGTATTGGGTGCGACTTGTTCTTTAAACCCATGATGAAGCGCTCCGTTCTTTAGATTAAGCTCTGGGGATAAGCGGTCGTATCTGCTATAATTGCCCAGAGTCATGCAAAAAGCGTCTCAGCCTCTCCTGTTTTCCACTGCCTCAGCACGTGGTTAAGAAGTCTGGTTTGTGTCTGCGCTGTGACATGGACGTGCTTCCTCAACCGTCTCGAGGAGAAAGTCTTCATCAGGACtttgagagaagaagaaaaaaagatcttTTAGACAGATCGTTGGCCTTAAAAAGTCGTCCCATGAAATCATAGTAACAAATGAATGCTGTTGTTTGCCTGTCTCAAAGGCGAGCTGTACCTGCATGTGTGCACTCTGATGGTAAACCTGCGTCTTTCTTCACATCTGCTGCAGATGATAAATGTTGCTCTCATCAACACTTAAGCGCGTTCAGTTGCAGGCATTTCAGCTTTGAagcagattcattcattttgttttggctCATCTGTGAAGTCTAAGGACTAAACATAATAAACTGTTTTATGCATGCTGTCTACAGTTGTAAATGAATCCTGCTCAGTGTTGCTAGCATAGTAGCAgctgtgtgcagtgcagtgcaaaTCAATCTGCAAAACATTACCACATGATGGCAAAAGTGGCAAAATATGTGGACAGACCTCGTAATGCATGCAAAGCAATGTGTCCACTTacttttggccttttttttttttccagaggtaGTTTTTTCATGCTATTGTTTTGTCTCACTCCAACTAAAGAAGGTTTAAGGCTTTTTAGACAATTCCATCATGAAACTAGCCAGGTCCATGAAGAGGAGCCCTGACCTGAACCCCATCCAGTCAGATCTCAAAATCTAAGACAATTAGTAGTGAAGTggaataaaacataaaagaaacaCCAGCAGACAAGTACTTCAGTGAAGCACCAGTACTGTGACCAGTAATAAATCTCAGCAGGAGCTTTCGAGGCCTAAAAATAATTCTCCTGATTGCTGGCTGGTGTCTTTGATTCCTGATAGCAGCTCCACCATCAGATGACGTGTTGTGCTTTTCTAGGTTGGAAATCATCCACAACAAAGGAATTAGATTCTGGCAACTGgcgtcacacacagacactcacactcatCCTCTCCACTCATTTTATTTCCGCCGTGGCCTaatctccctctcctctccgccGTAAACTGCAGCAAGCCAAACAAACCTCCTCCCCAATTGCCATTTTAAACCTCCAGCACACGCTAGACTTAGACACACTGGATGAGCAAAAACCATCGGCCGGGACAAACAGCAGCGGGGTTTTTCTCCCATGGCAAACAATGACGAATCGAGGCATCCTGATGGTGTGGCGGCTCGAGTCTgtcactgaaacaaagacaaacggTAGTGTGGATAAATGAAAAGAGGATACAGAGACTCACTCTTTGACTGTCACTGAACGCAGCACAGGAACATTCAGGGGGTTATGAAGGAGACTGTCGCCCTGAATGATAAATTCATCAATCAAATAGTCGGTTGACAGAGAATTAATCAACAAGTATGATCAGGAAAGTCCTTTTTGAAGGTGAAAGTGGCTCCAGGTTcccacttcagctgcttttctttgttttatgtgagtGAAAATTGAACATTCACAGCCCTCGATACAGAATTAAAGTGATTGTTTGCAGCCAGATGAGGAGCCATAAGGAGAAGCTGGAGGGCAGAGGAAGTTAAGGAATAACTTAAATGATTCATATGAACAGGCAgcataaatatgtgtgtttatctATCGTTATGTGTAGTGCTGACTTGCGTTTTTAtctataattcaattcaattcaattcaattcaattcaattttatttgtatagcgccaaatcacaacagaagttgtctcaggacactttccatatagagctggtacagaccaagctcttttatctacaaagaaaccaacaattgccccatgagcaagcacttggcgacagtggcgaggaaaaacttccttttaacaggcagaaacctcgagcagaaccagactctgggtgggcggccatctgcctcgaccggttgggtgagagaggaagagcaagagagggagagtgagacagacagacagacagaaatgcagacagagagagagagagacagaaatgcagacagacagacagagacagagacagagacagagacagagagagagagagagagagagagagagagagagagagagagagagagagagagagagagagagagagagagagagagagagagagagagagagagagagagagagagagagagagagagagagagagagagagagagagagagagagagatgcaatctttgtaacagtgacagtggatgtaataacagcagtagcagttgcagtggatgtcaggcagggccaaggcaggagacgcagctgaaatccacaatccagattcagccactgtccatgggaacctgcaagacaacaaagcacagagactccggggaaggagctaagttagtaacacgccgtggtaggacatgagagcgtgcggatggagagggacagaaggacggaggagctcggtgtatctttggatgtcccccgacagtctaatcctatagcagcataactaggggctggtccaggacaagcctgagccagccctaactataagctttatcaaaaaggaaagttttaagcctactcttaaatgtagagacatgAATCTATATATTTGTTAAATCCCTCCTGAAGCCGATGAAGCAGCCTCCAGGAGGACAGACTGCAGGCGTCATGCATCAACCTGCGTACGACATTGTGACATCAGTATGGTAATGATGAAGTCATTCCGCTCCATTGATCTGGGCTgcgttgcaaaaaaaaatcatcaactTTGAGAAGTGGTGTAGCGAAATGCATCATCTAAATGTAAATCCACTTCCAGTTTAACCGACGTGTTTCAATGCACCAGACAACAGAAAACTCTGTTGCTTTGTGCGGTTAAAGATCTGTTGACACCAGTAAAACAAGCCAGTTTTCTTAATTATGACAAGCTGAGTTGCACAAAAATGCTGATTCAGCTGCAATTGCATATAAAGATTTAGCTCAAATTTACATGATGATTTAAATTAAGCACCAGGCtcagtctgctgcagtgtgatcTGTTAGCCTTTACAGCTGAATAATGTGAATGCGactcctttaaagctgcagacGGTCTGATTCCTGCGCAGACTTTCACTGTTTTGCAGGAAATGTGTCACCCACAGCTCACTGTTGTCCTTCTGCTTaacttccttcctgctgctgaccatgACCACGCACTCACAGTCATGTACTGTACGCAGAGGAGGGTTAAACCACAGCAGGCAGAAACACTTCAAATCCACCATCATCGGGGAACGATGACAAAAGGCAGCTCCAGGATGGTGATGCCAGCAGCCGGACGTCCACCAGAACTCCAGAAGTCGTctgctacagccagcagctggctggcttagcttatcttagcttagcttagcataaagactggaaacaaagggaATCAGCTAGCATAGCTAACAAATCCACCGCCTCTAAATCTCAATATTTAAccttttatattttgtttatttaatctgttAAATACCTCATTGTCTCCTTTACCTGCACAGCCATGACGAACATGGCTGAACGCCTGATTTCCCagcatccctctctcctcatcccgCCTGCAGTGGAGGGTCTCTGCAGAACCGCTGGCCCACTCGACATCTGTGTGCAAACCCAACATCTGGGAGTCTTGGGAGAAACATTTCTAGAATACTTACTCACTCTTGGATAAACAATTTCATGGGGGAGTGAGCTCCCAGCGCAGGCGGCGCGCTCCAGAATTACCCACCTAATGGCTTTCAACTGAAACATTACTGTCAAATAAAGGAAAACGTGTGAATGCGAGAGTGGCCAGTAGGTTATGCTTGATATGAATTTCAGGTTATTCGCGACGCTCATTCAGAGGGAGCATTCAGAGAGGGTGCAGGGTAGTTTGAATACATGTAAACAGTGAATCAAACACTCATAATGGAGCCTGAGCTCTCTCGCTTTGGGAACTCGTCGCTGGAATGTTAAAGGATTTGGTTAAAGGCAGCGTTTGTGTTGGCACTGAAGGAAACTCTCAGCGACAACCTTCGTGCCCCTcgttcttttcttcctcctcaagagcagacagaaatatgCTAAATATGCAGCAGCAGGACCTGAGTCCATAGATCAAGGTTTATTTTTAGGAGAGGCGCCTTGCTCCCTTGCTCCACCCTAGTTTTCTCATTATCTGTGACAGGGTTGGCACATGCACAGATAATGGCCTCATGACTGGTCTTCCCCTCACCCATGTGGAGGGTGGATGTCGCATTTTTAGACCTGCAGAGCGAACAGCACGCGTCCATCCACAGCCTCTTTTCAGGGGAAAAAGTGACATATCAATAATAAACTCGCCTGAAAGTCAGTGCACCCTTGGGTGCAGTAGACTCACACAAATCTAACACCATATGGCTCACACCCTTCAGCTCAGTTAACTTATAGTGCTGTTATCCTTGCATGAAATTAGGTTTCTGACAGCACCTATAGCAGGCTTAAATCACCGCGTAAAGTAAAGTAATGGCTGCATGCACAAAGGCTGAATGTGGCTATGAATGCCGTGCAGAGTTATTAGGATGGAGCCATGCATCAGTATGCAGCAGGTTGTTAGATTACATTTCCTCTAAGCTGGCATCATTACACAGGAGAGCTGCACAAGGGATGAAACAGCGATGCTGGCTGTGCGGCTCGTTTCTAGAAAGCTCAAACACCGATGCTGGACTCCAGTCTGCtatgtgttttttcctcagctcagatttccatttttctgagcGCTTTGGGGACTTTTCGCCGATGTTGATTTAAAAGTTGAGACTTAACGTTTGCTCCTGACCTGATACAGTTTTGTCATTTGCTGACGCCTCCAGGCTTCCTTGAATCATCAGAGAAGGTCTTCTGACAACCAACCAGTGGTGGAATAAAATTAAGCACAGTTACCTTAATGTTAAAGCCGCTTGCTGCTGTTGTTACACTTTAAATTTCCCCATACGACATGCATCATGCACAAAATATATAATGGGTGTATGAAATATGATGCAATGTTTACAGCTTTAACTACCCGGCAGCATAGAATaacattacagagaaaatgtgtaatgtgtgaagttttgtcattattttatttctctctgtgatTTTCTCTTAAGCAAAGCTCTTTGCTTTCAAAACCTGCtgagaaaatgactgaagtAGCTGAACCGTAGACTTCTGTTGTATGTGAAGGACGTCTGACTGAGGGTGTTTCTTAAAGAACTGAACGTGGACATAAAGCCGGTGCACGACTGCCTTTGCAGCCTGTAAAGACGCAGAGGTGAGCAGCAGGCTTTCAGTCACTTGTCAACCTTCCCTTCAGCTGCGCTCACTTCAGCGTGTGAGACGAGATGAACCGGGAGGCTCTCCTCCGATCAGGGCTGCCTGGATGAGTCATCCGGCGCCTGAGGGAGTCAGCCTGTGAGATCTGCGTGGGAGAGCTCGAGCGTCGTCAAACGCTCCTCTGCGGGGACGTTGCTCTCCAAATGTGCAATTATCAAAGGCCTGTTGAAGACTAGAAATCAGCGACATTGTGCTGTCTGTCTAAGTCAGAGTAGAGGAGGTGTGGAGTCTTTTAGAAACATCACTGAGGGAATAAATTTACCACTGAAGTTACTGCTGAATGGTGCGTTCAAGGTCCTCAACttttaaatgtctgcaaaaAAATGTCCTTCTGGAGGTGGGAAATAGTCCAAATCAGTGTTATTCAGAGCATTTTAAAGGATTCACTCTGAAATAATATGATGTATTTCCACTTCACAGGGAATAGTGTCCTTGATAAATGTTTGATGCTGAGCAGCAACTCAACATTACATCCATTATCAGTTAATCTCTCCTTAGTTTTTATCATTCAATTATTCATTCAGTCTATAAAAGGTTCTTCAAGGATTTCAGGGACCAAAAACATGTGTCAATTTACCTCATtttgatgtattattattattattattttctttctttatttggaCTTGCACTCTTACAAAGCTGTAAACAGTACTTCTCCCaaagcaataataaaaaaatgaaaatagagcAAGGTGAATGACAGACTTCATTATGAGGTgaagtaaaatattaaaaatctcAGTTTTTCAAGGATCAAAATTATGCTTTAATATCTATGAATATCATGAATCATCATCTTTAATTAACATACATGTTATTTTGTAATTTCTGTTTACaattagaaaaatgaaagaacaaataTTACAAATTACTCTCACAGTTAATTCATTTATTGgtattttatttaactttctCTCTGGTCATCACTACACTGTGAAAAGTTAAAAGTAGGATAAAGCGTGATTATATATGAACAGCTGTCTTTATTGTAGTGTCACAAAAGTACcataaatgtcttttaaaaaGTGCCATAAATTGGCTTAGACAAATACAGGTCCCACAGGGAATATTAAAGGACTATTACAGGCTTTTTATTTTCGGGCTGCGCTCCACAATGACTTCGGCTTCCATCGGAGATGTTCGGGTATTTTCGGGCTCGCCCGGTGTGCCGGAGGGCAGAGCGAGCGCAGCTGCTCAGAGCGCTCGCGACAACCGCCATTCATCTGAGCGGACCGAGGGCACACCTGGTCAGACCGACGAGAGCAGTTTAGCGACCGAAAGAGTTTCACACAGGTGAGTTTCTTCCGGAATTCACACTTCTGCGCCTGTTTCGTCCACTTTTGCGCACTTTGTGTGACTTTTACTGGAGAAAAAATCAGGAGAGATAACCGGAGAGTTGCAAGTTTGACGCATTTAAGCTAGCAGCAAACTTTAGGAACCTGCTATTCTTGACGTTATGTACGTACACAGCCACGACGTGGACCTGAACGACCCAGAAAAGACtatttaaagtttattttgtcTTGGTGCTGACTTTATTTCCCCCCTACCTGTCAGCAGCACCCGGGTTAATCGCTTGAGGAATGCGGTGCCATTAGGAGCAGAGCCGAGAGCTGAAAGTTCAACTTCAACTTTAAGTTAATTTTCACCAACTTGAGGAACTTATCTAAAGGGATCATGGCCACGGGCGGGTTTAAGTCGAACGCCACGACGGACTTTTTGGAGGAATGGAAGGCGAAACGGGAGAAAATGAGAGCCAAAATGCTGGGGGACATTGCGGCAGCGACCGGGGCTCCTTTGGGTGCCGGCAACGCAAACAGCACCGGCGGCCGCCACGCCGCTCCGCCGGGCACCGAGCTCACCAACAACGGCAACCCGGACCGAAGCGCCGCCAACTGCCTCCCCGCCTCCTACTCCGTGGCTCGGTCCTCCTCCGGCACAGCTTTGAAGAGACCCGAGGAGGAAGCGCACCACCCCGCTGCACCCGCAGCCACCCCGGTGAGCAACCTGAAGAAAGCCCCGCCTCAGATGGAGAAGGCTCAGTGCGCGACGCCGGACTCCAGCTCCATGGCGTGCAACGACAGTGACAAGGAGAGCCCATCACCCAGCAAGGCGAAGGAGAAGAACAGCTCTGGTCCCAGTGCCAGGAAGGGGAAAGGACAGATCgagaagaggaagctgaggGAAAAGAGGAGATCCACAGGTGTTGTCAGCATACCATCCAATGAGGTGAGTCAGTCCACGATGGGTTTATTGTGATACTAATGTGGGACTTTGCACGAATCCCCTGCAGGGAAAGTACATTTTGTCTGGGCTGTCATCTCCACAGGGACGTCAGAGGACAGTGTAAGACACAGAGCAGGTATCTCagcaggagggggggggggggggggggttgtttaTGCCCAAGGGCCCATGTTGTGGTGG from Chaetodon trifascialis isolate fChaTrf1 chromosome 22, fChaTrf1.hap1, whole genome shotgun sequence includes:
- the pawr gene encoding PRKC apoptosis WT1 regulator protein, whose translation is MATGGFKSNATTDFLEEWKAKREKMRAKMLGDIAAATGAPLGAGNANSTGGRHAAPPGTELTNNGNPDRSAANCLPASYSVARSSSGTALKRPEEEAHHPAAPAATPVSNLKKAPPQMEKAQCATPDSSSMACNDSDKESPSPSKAKEKNSSGPSARKGKGQIEKRKLREKRRSTGVVSIPSNESLDELDDDDAGEKERREEEELVQANTFQNEAMTADPATGHLLDTPRSGSGRHKSSAGPGSEEEVGGNSRQRHNRHGRDGGAAAPGNLEKRMEELEKELARERQENVRLLKAHQDKDDLIGKLKEEIDLLNRDLDDIEDENEQLKQENKTLLKVVGQLTR